A DNA window from Procambarus clarkii isolate CNS0578487 chromosome 75, FALCON_Pclarkii_2.0, whole genome shotgun sequence contains the following coding sequences:
- the LOC123771678 gene encoding uncharacterized protein isoform X2 — protein MRPINPICCSLPTPTNGPSQTLPPPCNMSAIVTPAAPVAAPVAAPVAAPVAAPVAPPVAPPVAPPVTAPVTAALAPLVAAPAAAVTAPAAAVTAPVTAPAAAVTPPASMTEVREVMQSCTTSDPVDCEPSEFSSTTTTTTTSSSDPVESIIGDDAGFNTHSSHGIVLLQPVTSQLAPSAPIAEEEDLGGTTPGSQGSPMNSADHNDPHNLPKSAVVSSPQFVEELVPSEAAVDTIDGAIYTYGPSAPDLPPYSENFLSPSSQRMNENRGIRALVQPKVREVRVGVNLVRAARRLLSFLASVNSQPALYRGPLVTQALRRYEECWLPLVGHGESSGIAPPEDVHWVWLVHMLAPQHYHQDCLSVTGTCVPHRLMTPKGLERARERGKKLWEAAYPSEPWEVILFEDGRTSVTTDQEVNCNDSTATSRISYDLRAAVERQGAFFYQVCLPHHRSKGFLRYSERRYRQFLALKKACPDQFLVPCYDMDVMWHAHQVHPVVYKNDTEALLGKILPHDDSVNDRSPGSRLVSSDGETRALWSSAYGTTFRREGSMYRSDPPASYLSPVPRKVTHAAHACVYHCQITKLAISGNAPDGPIKIKIKHEAKKVAELSLFHEQEKGVSEHNVSDLGLSFSLHDHMVSDWLVLKMSPKRRFSKLMKYFGHGHFWCMAYLNELHDIKTEGTIVKEFEDAGAIVQVTLRVVQSTIKAFVPLGILTGPFMPTVLDPEALTHMQGIVTSNSDSSNDIFLAEMATHRLINETKYQKPQVLEVEVYHSRNLMMSAVHLYAESASGRSLVALAHTLDANSLPSPASLKYKASNNMVNEIPVCDISGGERAMIIKTANGDWALLVAYWAGLKRGTPGSLSRRGVPGSPGHLVVRVHCPPSAPASIITLPYEQQLYSCDIQDLYIDMHDGIFKERHLWHVTVNHQCVGRPGGGVSRLGHYTEN, from the exons ATGCGGCCCATTAACCCAATCTGCTGCAGtctccccacccccaccaatGGACCCTCCCAAACACTTCCCCCACCTTGCAATATGTCCGCTATTGTGACCCCGGCGGCCCCTGTGGCGGCCCCTGTGGCGGCCCCTGTGGCGGCCCCTGTGGCGGCCCCTGTGGCGCCCCCTGTGGCGCCCCCTGTGGCGCCCCCTGTGACGGCCCCTGTGACGGCCGCTCTGGCGCCCCTTGTGGCGGCCCCGGCGGCTGCTGTTACGGCTCCGGCGGCTGCTGTGACGGCCCCTGTGACTGCCCCGGCGGCCGCTGTGACGCCCCCTGCATCAATGACGGAAGTGAGGGAAGTGATGCAAAGTTGCACCACCAGCGACCCCGTAGATTGCGAGCCTTCAGAGtttagcagcaccaccaccaccaccaccaccagtagtagTGATCCTGTAGAATCTATTATAGGTGACGATGCAGGTTTCAACACACACTCTAGTCATGGGATAGTTTTATTACAGCCGGTGACATCTCAGCTGGCCCCAAGTGCACCCATAGCCGAGGAAGAGGACCTTGGTGGCACCACACCAGGATCTCAAGGGTCACCCATGAACTCTGCTGACCACAATGACCCCCACAATCTACCCAAGTCAGCTGTTGTTAGCAGTCCTCAATTTGTAGAAGAACTGGTGCCATCTGAAGCAGCAGTGGATACCATTGACGGCGCCATCTACACCTATGGTCCAAGTGCTCCTGACTTGCCCCCATATTCGGAAAATTTCCTCTCGCCGTCGAGccaaaggatgaatgagaacagaggcattcgtgCCCTGGTCCAGCCCAAGGTGCGGGAGGTCCGTGTGGGTGTGAATTTGGTGCGTGCGGCCAGGAGGTTGTTGTCGTTCCTGGCTAGTGTGAATAGTCAGCCAGCCCTCTACCGGGGTCCTCTTGTCACCCAAGCACTTCGCAG GTATGAGGAGTGCTGGTTGCCGCTGGTTGGCCATGGGGAGAGTAGTGGCATTGCTCCCCCTGAGGACGTccactgggtgtggctggtacacATGCtggccccacaacactaccaccaagatTGTCTCAGTGTTACCGGCACCTGCGTCCCTCACAGACTCATGACCCCCAAG GGCTTGGAGAGAGCCCGGGAGAGGGGGAAGAAATTATGGGAGGCCGCGTATCCCAGTGAACCCTGGGAGGTAATTCTGTTCGAGGATGGGAGAACAAGCGTTACCACCGACCAGGAAGTCAATTGtaatgatagtactgccacgtctCGGATCTCGTATGACCTACGTGCTGCTGTGGAGAGACAGGGAGCATTTTTCTATCAG GTGTGTCTTCCTCATCACCGGTCGAAGGGCTTCCTGAGGTACAGTGAGCGACGCTACAGGCAGTTCCTGGCACTGAAGAAGGCCTGTCCGGACCAGTTCCTGGTCCCCTGTTACGACATGGATGTCATGTGGCATGCTCACCAG GTGCATCCCGTCGTGTACAAGAACGACACGGAGGCCCTACTAGGCAAGATCCTGCCCCACGATGATTCGGTCAACGACAGATCCCCAGGCTCCAG GCTGGTCTCTTCAGATGGTGAAACGCGCGCCTTGTGGAGCTCCGCGTACGGTACCACCTTCAGGAGGGAGGGCTCCATGTACCGTAGTGACCCCCCGGCATCGTACCTCTCGCCCGTACCCCGCAAGGTCACCCACGCCGCCCATGCCTGCGTCTATCACTGCCAGATCACCAAG CTTGCGATCAGTGGCAACGCACCTGACGGACCCATCAAAATAAAGATCAAACACGAG GCGAAGAAGGTGGCGGAGTTGAGTCTGTTCCACGAGCAAGAGAAAGGTGTGTCTGAACATAATGTGTCAGACCTTggcctctccttctccctccacGACCAT ATGGTCAGTGACTGGTTGGTGCTTAAAATGTCTCCTAAGAGGAGATTTAGCAAATTGATGAAATATTTTGGTCATGGACATTTTTGGTGCATGGCCTATCTTAACGAACTTCATGACATCAAAACAGAAGGGACGATTGTCAAG GAATTTGAAGATGCAGGAGCTATAGTTCAAGTAACCCTGCGGGTGGTACAAAGTACAATCAAAGCTTTTGTGCCATTAGGGATCCTTACTGGTCCCTTTATGCCTACTGTTCTGGATCCTGAAGCCCTAACACACATGCAAGGCATTGTCACGAGTAATAGTGATTCGTCTAATGATATCTTTCTGGCCGAGATGGCTACTCATCG TTTGATCAACGAGACCAAATATCAAAAGCCACAAGTCTTGGAAGTAGAGGTGTACCATTCTCGTAACCTGATGATGTCTGCCGTCCATCTTTATGCTGAAAGTGCCTCGGGGCGTAGCCTAGTGGCTCTTGCCCACACTCTTGATGCAAACAGTTTGCCTTCCCCAGCGTCTCTCAAATACAAAGCTTCAaataatatg GTAAATGAAATACCTGTGTGTGATATTAGTGGTGGAGAACGAGCGATGATAATCAAGACGGCCAATGGGGACTGGGCTCTATTGGTGGCCTACTGGGCAGGTCTGAAGCGAGGTACACCAGGCTCATTGT CAAGGCGTGGTGTCCCTGGGAGCCCAGGTCACCTAGTAGTTCGTGTGCATTGTCCGCCCTCGGCACCAGCGAGCATTATTACCTTGCCATATGAGCAGCAACTGTACAGTTGTGACATACAAGACCTCTACATTGATATGCATGATGGAATTTTTAAG GAAAGACATCTTTGGCATGTGACGGTAAACCACCAGTGCGTTGGGAGACCAGGAGGTGGAGTGAGCAGGTTGGGCCATTACACTGAGAACTAA
- the LOC123771678 gene encoding uncharacterized protein isoform X1 — translation MRPINPICCSLPTPTNGPSQTLPPPCNMSAIVTPAAPVAAPVAAPVAAPVAAPVAPPVAPPVAPPVTAPVTAALAPLVAAPAAAVTAPAAAVTAPVTAPAAAVTPPASMTEVREVMQSCTTSDPVDCEPSEFSSTTTTTTTSSSDPVESIIGDDAGFNTHSSHGIVLLQPVTSQLAPSAPIAEEEDLGGTTPGSQGSPMNSADHNDPHNLPKSAVVSSPQFVEELVPSEAAVDTIDGAIYTYGPSAPDLPPYSENFLSPSSQRMNENRGIRALVQPKVREVRVGVNLVRAARRLLSFLASVNSQPALYRGPLVTQALRRYEECWLPLVGHGESSGIAPPEDVHWVWLVHMLAPQHYHQDCLSVTGTCVPHRLMTPKGLERARERGKKLWEAAYPSEPWEVILFEDGRTSVTTDQEVNCNDSTATSRISYDLRAAVERQGAFFYQVCLPHHRSKGFLRYSERRYRQFLALKKACPDQFLVPCYDMDVMWHAHQVHPVVYKNDTEALLGKILPHDDSVNDRSPGSRLVSSDGETRALWSSAYGTTFRREGSMYRSDPPASYLSPVPRKVTHAAHACVYHCQITKLAISGNAPDGPIKIKIKHEAKKVAELSLFHEQEKGVSEHNVSDLGLSFSLHDHMVSDWLVLKMSPKRRFSKLMKYFGHGHFWCMAYLNELHDIKTEGTIVKEFEDAGAIVQVTLRVVQSTIKAFVPLGILTGPFMPTVLDPEALTHMQGIVTSNSDSSNDIFLAEMATHRLINETKYQKPQVLEVEVYHSRNLMMSAVHLYAESASGRSLVALAHTLDANSLPSPASLKYKASNNMVNEIPVCDISGGERAMIIKTANGDWALLVAYWAGLKRGTPGSLSRRGVPGSPGHLVVRVHCPPSAPASIITLPYEQQLYSCDIQDLYIDMHDGIFKVSGNTEEWVENIALGLSVTVLHILCQPRHIPDDGIDTIDGPSDKPVDLLALPRRIPVENLKLIGALGFFCAAAPTNVIHRNRDSNGTSTACTLGIIAANVGGGCGSCGGCGGCGGGYYATFGDPSGGGWVSGGGGGVGSDACVGDAGGDAGMDAFVCMLASMANDGGGDGGGDGGGDGGGCGGCGGCGGCGG, via the exons ATGCGGCCCATTAACCCAATCTGCTGCAGtctccccacccccaccaatGGACCCTCCCAAACACTTCCCCCACCTTGCAATATGTCCGCTATTGTGACCCCGGCGGCCCCTGTGGCGGCCCCTGTGGCGGCCCCTGTGGCGGCCCCTGTGGCGGCCCCTGTGGCGCCCCCTGTGGCGCCCCCTGTGGCGCCCCCTGTGACGGCCCCTGTGACGGCCGCTCTGGCGCCCCTTGTGGCGGCCCCGGCGGCTGCTGTTACGGCTCCGGCGGCTGCTGTGACGGCCCCTGTGACTGCCCCGGCGGCCGCTGTGACGCCCCCTGCATCAATGACGGAAGTGAGGGAAGTGATGCAAAGTTGCACCACCAGCGACCCCGTAGATTGCGAGCCTTCAGAGtttagcagcaccaccaccaccaccaccaccagtagtagTGATCCTGTAGAATCTATTATAGGTGACGATGCAGGTTTCAACACACACTCTAGTCATGGGATAGTTTTATTACAGCCGGTGACATCTCAGCTGGCCCCAAGTGCACCCATAGCCGAGGAAGAGGACCTTGGTGGCACCACACCAGGATCTCAAGGGTCACCCATGAACTCTGCTGACCACAATGACCCCCACAATCTACCCAAGTCAGCTGTTGTTAGCAGTCCTCAATTTGTAGAAGAACTGGTGCCATCTGAAGCAGCAGTGGATACCATTGACGGCGCCATCTACACCTATGGTCCAAGTGCTCCTGACTTGCCCCCATATTCGGAAAATTTCCTCTCGCCGTCGAGccaaaggatgaatgagaacagaggcattcgtgCCCTGGTCCAGCCCAAGGTGCGGGAGGTCCGTGTGGGTGTGAATTTGGTGCGTGCGGCCAGGAGGTTGTTGTCGTTCCTGGCTAGTGTGAATAGTCAGCCAGCCCTCTACCGGGGTCCTCTTGTCACCCAAGCACTTCGCAG GTATGAGGAGTGCTGGTTGCCGCTGGTTGGCCATGGGGAGAGTAGTGGCATTGCTCCCCCTGAGGACGTccactgggtgtggctggtacacATGCtggccccacaacactaccaccaagatTGTCTCAGTGTTACCGGCACCTGCGTCCCTCACAGACTCATGACCCCCAAG GGCTTGGAGAGAGCCCGGGAGAGGGGGAAGAAATTATGGGAGGCCGCGTATCCCAGTGAACCCTGGGAGGTAATTCTGTTCGAGGATGGGAGAACAAGCGTTACCACCGACCAGGAAGTCAATTGtaatgatagtactgccacgtctCGGATCTCGTATGACCTACGTGCTGCTGTGGAGAGACAGGGAGCATTTTTCTATCAG GTGTGTCTTCCTCATCACCGGTCGAAGGGCTTCCTGAGGTACAGTGAGCGACGCTACAGGCAGTTCCTGGCACTGAAGAAGGCCTGTCCGGACCAGTTCCTGGTCCCCTGTTACGACATGGATGTCATGTGGCATGCTCACCAG GTGCATCCCGTCGTGTACAAGAACGACACGGAGGCCCTACTAGGCAAGATCCTGCCCCACGATGATTCGGTCAACGACAGATCCCCAGGCTCCAG GCTGGTCTCTTCAGATGGTGAAACGCGCGCCTTGTGGAGCTCCGCGTACGGTACCACCTTCAGGAGGGAGGGCTCCATGTACCGTAGTGACCCCCCGGCATCGTACCTCTCGCCCGTACCCCGCAAGGTCACCCACGCCGCCCATGCCTGCGTCTATCACTGCCAGATCACCAAG CTTGCGATCAGTGGCAACGCACCTGACGGACCCATCAAAATAAAGATCAAACACGAG GCGAAGAAGGTGGCGGAGTTGAGTCTGTTCCACGAGCAAGAGAAAGGTGTGTCTGAACATAATGTGTCAGACCTTggcctctccttctccctccacGACCAT ATGGTCAGTGACTGGTTGGTGCTTAAAATGTCTCCTAAGAGGAGATTTAGCAAATTGATGAAATATTTTGGTCATGGACATTTTTGGTGCATGGCCTATCTTAACGAACTTCATGACATCAAAACAGAAGGGACGATTGTCAAG GAATTTGAAGATGCAGGAGCTATAGTTCAAGTAACCCTGCGGGTGGTACAAAGTACAATCAAAGCTTTTGTGCCATTAGGGATCCTTACTGGTCCCTTTATGCCTACTGTTCTGGATCCTGAAGCCCTAACACACATGCAAGGCATTGTCACGAGTAATAGTGATTCGTCTAATGATATCTTTCTGGCCGAGATGGCTACTCATCG TTTGATCAACGAGACCAAATATCAAAAGCCACAAGTCTTGGAAGTAGAGGTGTACCATTCTCGTAACCTGATGATGTCTGCCGTCCATCTTTATGCTGAAAGTGCCTCGGGGCGTAGCCTAGTGGCTCTTGCCCACACTCTTGATGCAAACAGTTTGCCTTCCCCAGCGTCTCTCAAATACAAAGCTTCAaataatatg GTAAATGAAATACCTGTGTGTGATATTAGTGGTGGAGAACGAGCGATGATAATCAAGACGGCCAATGGGGACTGGGCTCTATTGGTGGCCTACTGGGCAGGTCTGAAGCGAGGTACACCAGGCTCATTGT CAAGGCGTGGTGTCCCTGGGAGCCCAGGTCACCTAGTAGTTCGTGTGCATTGTCCGCCCTCGGCACCAGCGAGCATTATTACCTTGCCATATGAGCAGCAACTGTACAGTTGTGACATACAAGACCTCTACATTGATATGCATGATGGAATTTTTAAG GTAAGTGGAAACACAGAGGAGTGGGTGGAGAACATAGCATTGGGACTGAGTGTAACGGTACTACACATTTTGTGCCAACCACGACACATTCCAGATGACGGCATAGATACAATCGATGGTCCAAGTGATAAGCCCGTTGATCTGCTAGCGTTGCCTCGGCGTATACCAGTGGAGAACCTAAAGTTAATAGGAGCCTTAGGGTTTTTCTGTGCTGCAGCACCCACCAATGTCATCCATAGAAATAGAGATTCCAATGGTACCTCTACTGCTTGTACATTAGGGATTATAGCTGCAAATGTTGGAGGAGGGTGTGGGTcttgtggcggctgtggcggttgTGGGGGCGGCTATTATGCTACGTTTGGCGACCCAAGTGGCGGAGGgtgggttagtggtggtggtggaggagtgggAAGTGATGCCTGTgtcggtgatgctggtggtgatgcaggaATGGATGCATTTGTTTGCATGCTTGCATCAATGgcaaatgatggtggtggtgatggaggaggtgatgggggtggtgatggagggggttgtggtggttgtggcggttgtGGAGGATGTGGAGGGTAG